From one Trifolium pratense cultivar HEN17-A07 linkage group LG1, ARS_RC_1.1, whole genome shotgun sequence genomic stretch:
- the LOC123911906 gene encoding protein RDM16-like, translating to MDVTPYRRKRVRHSEGDRNDHRHHPSDRKTRDNKVYTKVRSKLKRDQEMEDDCDNNAAMGSPAAAVSHEVTGKFSTDGSSSIAGKPGSFSIHALAKAKKVLQMQKDLSEKLKRIPPPASVTTKADVTIPQKPTKAHVLRLDVHGREIDEHGNVVINVTKPSNLSTLKVNINKHKIDAFEILKPVLDFDPDSNPHFDESIGINKTKLMRPKRTNFVFVEEGKWSKHAESIKLKSKFGEAQAKEHNAKQAQLAKAKAAPDINPNLIEITERNVMKEKLKDPIPEVEWWDVALLHSGNYGDIDEDKLKMEKITFYVEHVRPIEPPAQLAPPPPQPLKLTKQEQKKLKSQRRIAKEKERQEMIRQGVIEPPKPKLKMNNLMKVLGTEATQDPTRLEKEVRNAAAEREQAHVDRNIARKLTPSEQREKKKRKLFDDSNTPDRLVALYKINNLSHPQTRIKVDLNAQYNQLTGCAVIYDGISVVVVEGKSKTIKRYGKLMLRRINSEDSNDDKPANKCVLVWQGNVAKQNFNKFSVHDCITEAAARKVFMNAGVPHYWDHAVNYEDDGAA from the exons ATGGACGTCACCCCCTATAGGCGAAAGAGAGTTCGACATTCCGAAGGTGACCGCAATGACCACCGCCATCATCCATCTGACCGCAAAACCAGGGATAATAAGGTATATACCAAAGTTAGGTCTAAATTGAAGCGCGATCAAGAGATGGAAGATGATTGCGACAATAATGCTGCTATGGGATCACCTGCTGCTGCGGTGTCTCATGAGGTTACTGGAAAATTTAGTACAGATGGATCATCTTCAATTGCTGGAAAACCTGGAAGCTTCTCTATTCATGCCTTAGCTAAGGCAAAGAAGGTTTTACAAATGCAAAAAGACTTGTCGGAGAAGCTCAAGAGAATTCCTCCTCCAGCTAGTGTCACAACTAAGGCAGATGTTACTATCCCTCAGAAACCAACCAAGGCTCATGTTCTTCGTCTTGACGTCCATGGACGGGAAATAGATGAACATGGGAATGTTGTTATTAATGTAACTAAGCCAAGCAACCTTAGCACATTAAAGGTCAACATTAATAAACACAAGATAGATGCATTTGAAATACTAAAACCTGTGTTGGATTTTGATCCTGATTCTAACCCTCATTTTGACGAGAGTATTGGCATCAACAAAACAAAGCTCATGCGCCCCAAGAGGACGAATTTTGTGTTTGTGGAAGAAGGAAAATGGTCAAAACATGCTGAATCAATAAAGTTGAAGAGTAAATTTGGAGAAGCTCAAGCAAAAGAGCACAATGCCAAACAAGCACAGCTAGCAAAGGCAAAAGCTGCTCCTGATATAAATCCCAACTTAATAGAAATTACAGAGAGAAATGTAATGAAAGAAAAGCTGAAGGATCCAATTCCAGAAGTTGAGTGGTGGGACGTGGCACTTTTGCATTCTGGAAATTATGGTGACATAGACGAAGATAAActgaaaatggaaaaaatcaccTTTTATGTGGAACATGTTCGCCCCATTGAACCGCCTGCTCAGCTTGCCCCTCCACCACCTCAACCTCTCAAGCTAACCAAACAGGAGCAAAAGAAACTCAAGTCCCAAAGGCGTATAGCTAAGGAGAAGGAGCGACAAGAGATGATTAGACAGGGTGTCATAGAACCGCCAAAACCAAAGTTAAAGATGAACAATTTAATGAAAGTGCTAGGGACCGAAGCAACTCAAGATCCCACTCGGCTTGAGAAGGAAGTACGTAATGCAGCTGCTGAGCGTGAGCAGGCTCACGTAGATAGGAATATTGCACGCAAGCTTACTCCTTCCGAGCAGcgtgagaagaagaaaaggaagCTGTTTGATGACTCAAATACACCGGATAGACTTGTGGCACTTTACAAGATTAACAACCTCTCTCATCCACAGACTCGCATTAAAGTTGATCTTAATGCTCAATATAATCAGTTGACTGGATGTGCTGTGATTTATGATGGTATTAGCGTTGTCGTGGTTGAAGGTAAGAGCAAGACAATTAAGAGGTATGGAAAACTAATGCTCAGACGTATCAATT ccGAAGATTCAAATGATGACAAGCCTGCCAACAAGTGTGTTCTGGTGTGGCAAGGAAATGTTGCCAAACAAAACTTCAATAAATTCAGTGTTCATGATTGCATCACTGAAGCAGCTGCTCGAAAAGTGTTTATGAATGCTGGGGTTCCTCATTATTGGGACCATGCTGTCAACTATGAAGATGACGGCGCTGCTTGA
- the LOC123891420 gene encoding leucine-rich repeat protein 2-like — protein MAPLIMIPLSLLFLLLLQFPFQTISINSEGNTLHALKIRLSDPNNVLQSWDPTLVNPCTWFHVTCDINNHVTRLDLGNANVSGTLGSELGHLHHLQYLELYGNDLRGKIPKELGNLKALISMDLYDNKLEGKIPKSFGKLKSLKFLRLNNNKLTGSIPRELTRLKNLKIFDVSNNELCGTIPVDGNFGSFPIKSFENNRLSGPELKGLVPYDFGC, from the exons ATGGCACCTTTGATAATGATTCCCCTCTCTCTCTTATTTCTACTTCTTCTCCAATTTCCTTTCCAAACCATCTCAATCAACTCTGAAG GGAATACTCTTCATGCTTTGAAGATCAGACTTTCTGACCCCAACAATGTTCTTCAGAGCTGGGACCCAACTTTGGTTAATCCATGTACTTGGTTTCATGTTACATGTGACATCAACAATCATGTCACTCGTTT AGACTTGGGAAATGCTAATGTTTCTGGAACCTTGGGCTCAGAACTTGGCCACCTACACCATCTACAGTATCT GGAGTTGTATGGGAATGACTTAAGAGGAAAGATTCCTAAGGAACTTGGAAACTTGAAAGCACTTATTAGCATGGATTTGTATGATAACAAGTTGGAGGGGAAAATTCCAAAATCATTTGGCAAGTTGAAGTCATTAAAATTCTT GCGGCTAAACAACAACAAGTTGACAGGATCTATCCCAAGAGAACTCACTCGtctcaaaaatctcaaaatctT TGATGTTTCTAATAATGAACTTTGTGGAACAATACCAGTAGATGGCAACTTTGGATCCTTTCCAATAAAGAG TTTTGAAAACAACAGACTAAGCGGTCCGGAGCTGAAAGGACTTGTTCCGTACGATTTTGGATGCTGA